The proteins below come from a single Aegilops tauschii subsp. strangulata cultivar AL8/78 chromosome 6, Aet v6.0, whole genome shotgun sequence genomic window:
- the LOC109751406 gene encoding uncharacterized protein isoform X2 yields the protein MSSRPRSSAAAPLEDEDLLSEILLRLPPLPSSLPRASLACKVWRRIVSDVRFLRRFHEHHRRNPPLLGCFVQDARIDGGHGGAKLLRDT from the exons ATGAGCAGCCGCCCtaggtcgtcggcggcggcgccgcTGGAGGACGAAGACCTCCTCTCCGAGATCCTCCTCCGCCTCCCCCCGCTGCCGTCCTCCCTCCCCCGCGCGTCCCTCGCCTGTAAGGTCTGGCGGCGCATCGTATCCGACGTCCGATTTCTCCGCCGCTTCCACGAGCACCACCGCCGCAACCCTCCCCTCCTCGGTTGCTTCGTCCAAG ATGCTCGCATTGATGGTGGACATGGTGGAGCTAAACTTTTGCGCGATACATAA
- the LOC109751406 gene encoding uncharacterized protein isoform X1: MSSRPRSSAAAPLEDEDLLSEILLRLPPLPSSLPRASLACKVWRRIVSDVRFLRRFHEHHRRNPPLLGCFVQGISPLRFEPTLEAPNRVPQARFSFPINARDAFMILGCRHGLMLISLWRRNQLLVWDPVTRDQHRLDIPTGFDKGETVINGAVLRASGEANHFQVVLVGNSDIQLRQAVASVYSSETGVWGDLTSTLLPAKDPTSDVPTRILVICSVMVGNSIYWLLTGNWFGIL, encoded by the coding sequence ATGAGCAGCCGCCCtaggtcgtcggcggcggcgccgcTGGAGGACGAAGACCTCCTCTCCGAGATCCTCCTCCGCCTCCCCCCGCTGCCGTCCTCCCTCCCCCGCGCGTCCCTCGCCTGTAAGGTCTGGCGGCGCATCGTATCCGACGTCCGATTTCTCCGCCGCTTCCACGAGCACCACCGCCGCAACCCTCCCCTCCTCGGTTGCTTCGTCCAAGGTATCTCCCCACTCCGCTTCGAGCCTACGCTGGAGGCCCCCAATCGCGTCCCGCAAGCCCGCTTCTCCTTTCCTATCAACGCCCGCGACGCCTTCATGATCCTCGGATGCCGCCATGGCCTCATGCTCATCTCCCTTTGGAGGCGGAACCAGCTCCTGGTATGGGATCCCGTCACGCGTGACCAGCATCGCCTAGACATTCCCACAGGGTTCGACAAGGGGGAAACCGTGATTAACGGAGCGGTGCTTCGTGCTTCCGGAGAGGCCAACCATTTCCAGGTTGTCTTGGTAGGCAACAGCGACATACAGCTTAGACAGGCTGTGGCCTCGGTGTACTCGTCGGAGACCGGTGTATGGGGTGATCTCACCTCGACACTTCTTCCGGCCAAGGATCCTACCAGTGATGTACCTACCAGGATTTTGGTCATCTGCTCTGTGATGGTTGGGAAttccatttactggttgcttacTGGGAATTGGTTTGGAATACTTTAA